From the genome of Dickeya aquatica, one region includes:
- a CDS encoding IclR family transcriptional regulator: MSAQTKESSCQDKASGNQSLVRGFLLIDILSNYPNGCPLAHLAERSCLNKSTVHRLLQGLQACGYVTQAPAAGSYRLTTKFIAVGQKSLAPPSVISQAVPLLQRLNASTGETVNFSLRDGDHCILIHKLEPTTGMLRTRAYLGQQMTLFSSAMGKLFLADDSQAEFLSYWQRQQPHLRKLTPYTITEQARMSQELEWVRQQGVAFDREEHEVGVFCLAAPVLDRHQKVHYAISLSMSAVKLRQVGEARLLDPLRQTALALSQALQQQPDGRN; encoded by the coding sequence ATGAGTGCGCAAACAAAGGAAAGTTCCTGCCAGGATAAAGCTTCCGGCAATCAGAGTCTGGTGAGAGGATTTCTGCTCATTGATATTCTGAGCAATTATCCGAACGGATGCCCGCTGGCGCATCTGGCTGAACGGTCCTGTCTGAATAAAAGTACGGTACATCGTCTGTTACAAGGGCTACAGGCCTGCGGTTATGTCACCCAGGCTCCCGCGGCAGGCAGTTACCGTTTGACGACCAAGTTTATTGCCGTCGGGCAAAAATCGCTGGCTCCCCCGTCAGTCATCAGTCAGGCCGTGCCGCTGTTACAGCGGCTGAATGCCAGCACGGGTGAGACGGTGAATTTCTCCCTGCGTGATGGTGATCATTGTATTTTAATTCATAAGCTTGAGCCGACTACCGGCATGCTGCGCACCCGCGCTTATCTGGGCCAGCAGATGACGTTGTTCAGCTCGGCAATGGGAAAGCTGTTTTTGGCAGATGATTCCCAGGCGGAATTCTTGTCTTACTGGCAGCGCCAGCAACCACATTTGCGCAAACTCACCCCCTATACCATTACCGAACAGGCACGTATGAGCCAGGAGCTGGAATGGGTACGCCAGCAGGGTGTCGCGTTTGACAGAGAAGAGCATGAAGTCGGGGTGTTCTGTCTTGCGGCCCCGGTGCTGGATAGGCACCAGAAAGTGCACTATGCGATTTCGCTGTCGATGTCGGCAGTCAAACTCCGGCAGGTAGGGGAAGCCCGGCTGCTGGACCCCTTACGCCAGACGGCACTGGCATTGTCGCAGGCTTTACAACAGCAGCCTGATGGTCGCAATTGA
- a CDS encoding methyl-accepting chemotaxis protein has translation MKKFSQLTVFAKLLSGFSVLIAMMLVLGVVAIYQLNASNDNIGHFKNDRMPGLRYALEMRGVLSEIRLQQVQYIASKTPQEVEGHRVELLQNQDIFLNAQANYAKLLKNAPQEKQALFNQVVDNFKNFVDVNVKVIDAVNGGRLDEASKISGAVSSKYRTQLMKDLAQLVNSEIAAGEEAGAISEKGYQSAFYVLCGLLVLALIATVIIATLIARNLSRQLGGEPTYAATIMHEVASGNLNVPIELRAGDTTSLLATMKFMNDKLAEIIHSIVEGSESMSLAADEIAQGNNDLSQRTEEQAASLVQTSSNMQQITETVKRNAENAHQASELARQTSQTAVHGGNVVDDMLKRMHEISDSSQKIVDIIAVIEGIAFQTNILALNAAVEAARAGEQGKGFAVVAGEVRNLAQKSANAAKEIKTLIEGTVEKITDGSRHADTASHAMDEIVSSVTKVTDIVAEISMASNEQHQGIREIGVAIEQMDRVTQQNATLVEEAATAAQSMTEQSEQLRDSVRFFQLKSASNASSRLRLN, from the coding sequence ATGAAGAAATTTTCGCAATTAACCGTTTTCGCCAAGCTCCTGTCCGGGTTTTCGGTCCTCATCGCCATGATGCTGGTGCTTGGTGTCGTCGCTATCTATCAGCTCAATGCCAGCAATGACAATATTGGTCATTTCAAGAATGATCGTATGCCGGGCCTGCGTTACGCGCTGGAAATGCGCGGCGTGCTGTCTGAAATTCGGCTCCAGCAGGTGCAATACATTGCCTCAAAAACCCCGCAGGAAGTGGAAGGGCATCGCGTAGAGTTGCTGCAAAATCAGGATATCTTTCTGAATGCACAGGCTAACTATGCAAAACTGCTGAAAAATGCACCACAGGAGAAACAGGCGCTGTTTAACCAGGTGGTGGATAACTTCAAGAACTTTGTTGACGTTAACGTCAAGGTGATTGATGCCGTTAACGGTGGGCGGCTGGATGAGGCCAGTAAAATCAGCGGTGCCGTTTCGTCCAAGTACCGCACTCAGTTGATGAAAGATTTGGCACAACTGGTGAACAGCGAAATTGCAGCCGGAGAAGAAGCCGGTGCTATTTCGGAAAAAGGCTATCAGAGCGCATTCTATGTGCTGTGTGGCCTGCTGGTGCTGGCGCTTATCGCCACCGTTATCATCGCTACGCTGATAGCCCGCAACCTGTCTCGCCAGTTGGGTGGGGAGCCCACTTACGCGGCAACCATCATGCATGAGGTTGCATCCGGTAACCTGAACGTGCCCATCGAGCTGCGCGCAGGTGACACCACCAGCCTGCTGGCAACCATGAAATTCATGAATGACAAGCTGGCTGAAATCATTCACAGCATTGTCGAAGGCAGTGAGTCGATGTCGCTGGCAGCTGACGAAATCGCGCAGGGGAATAATGACCTGTCGCAGCGTACCGAAGAGCAGGCCGCGTCACTGGTGCAGACCTCCTCCAACATGCAGCAGATAACCGAAACAGTGAAACGTAACGCCGAGAACGCGCATCAGGCCAGTGAGCTGGCACGCCAGACCTCGCAGACCGCGGTACATGGCGGTAACGTCGTCGATGATATGCTCAAGCGTATGCACGAAATTTCCGACAGTTCGCAGAAAATTGTCGATATTATCGCGGTCATTGAAGGCATCGCTTTCCAGACCAACATTCTGGCGCTGAATGCCGCCGTCGAAGCCGCCCGAGCCGGGGAACAGGGTAAAGGCTTTGCCGTGGTGGCCGGTGAGGTGCGTAATCTGGCGCAGAAGAGTGCCAACGCCGCAAAAGAGATCAAAACCCTCATCGAAGGTACCGTGGAGAAAATTACCGATGGCTCCCGCCATGCGGATACCGCCAGCCATGCGATGGATGAAATTGTCAGCTCTGTTACCAAAGTTACGGATATTGTTGCTGAAATCTCGATGGCGTCTAACGAACAGCATCAGGGCATCCGCGAAATCGGCGTCGCCATTGAGCAGATGGACCGGGTGACTCAGCAGAATGCGACACTGGTAGAAGAAGCGGCGACCGCCGCCCAGTCGATGACTGAGCAAAGCGAGCAGTTGCGTGACTCGGTGCGCTTCTTCCAGTTGAAAAGCGCCAGTAACGCCTCATCAAGGCTGCGCCTTAACTAA
- the rhaM gene encoding L-rhamnose mutarotase gives MLRKAFVMQVFPDCHDEYQRRHNPIWPELESVLKAHGAHHYSIFLDPERHLLFGYVEIESEERWNAIAQTDVCQRWWRYMKEVMPANTDNSPVSTELKPVFWLE, from the coding sequence ATGTTAAGAAAAGCCTTTGTAATGCAGGTCTTTCCAGACTGCCATGACGAATACCAGCGGCGGCATAACCCGATATGGCCAGAGCTGGAAAGCGTATTAAAAGCGCACGGTGCTCATCACTACAGTATTTTTCTCGACCCGGAACGCCACCTGCTGTTCGGTTATGTCGAGATAGAATCTGAAGAGCGCTGGAATGCAATAGCCCAAACCGACGTGTGCCAGCGCTGGTGGCGATATATGAAAGAGGTCATGCCTGCCAATACCGATAACAGCCCGGTCAGTACCGAACTCAAACCGGTATTTTGGCTGGAATAA
- the rhaD gene encoding rhamnulose-1-phosphate aldolase, with translation MQSILSSWFVQGMIKATSDMWLKGWDERNGGNISLRLEQDDVTPFESDFYPQPRHEVLSQPMPQLASHWFIVTGSGKFFRNVQLDPADNLVLLQVDHDGAGYRIFWGLRNGGLPTSELAAHFQSHCVRIGVSGGRDRVIMHCHATNLIALSYVLELNSAAFTRELWEGSTECLVVFPDGVGIVPWMVPGTDAIGSATAEQMQHHSLVLWPFHGIFGSGPSLDDAFGLIDTAEKSAEVMVKVRSMGGKKQTIATEELIALGQRFGVTPMQAALQYSE, from the coding sequence ATGCAATCAATACTCTCCTCCTGGTTTGTGCAGGGAATGATCAAAGCCACCAGCGATATGTGGTTAAAAGGTTGGGATGAACGTAACGGCGGCAACATCAGCCTGCGTCTTGAGCAGGATGATGTCACACCGTTTGAAAGCGATTTTTATCCCCAGCCTCGTCATGAAGTGCTGTCGCAACCCATGCCACAACTGGCCAGCCACTGGTTTATCGTCACCGGCTCTGGCAAATTTTTTCGCAATGTCCAGTTAGACCCGGCAGACAACCTGGTATTGCTTCAGGTTGACCACGATGGTGCGGGCTACCGTATTTTCTGGGGGTTACGCAACGGTGGCCTGCCCACGTCTGAACTGGCGGCGCATTTTCAGTCTCATTGTGTGCGTATCGGTGTCAGCGGTGGGCGCGATCGCGTGATTATGCATTGCCACGCCACCAACTTGATCGCCCTGAGCTATGTGCTGGAACTCAACAGTGCCGCCTTCACCCGTGAATTGTGGGAAGGCAGCACCGAATGCCTGGTGGTGTTCCCCGATGGCGTAGGCATTGTGCCGTGGATGGTGCCCGGCACCGATGCTATCGGCAGCGCAACGGCAGAACAGATGCAACATCACTCACTGGTGCTGTGGCCGTTTCATGGCATCTTTGGCAGCGGCCCGTCACTGGATGATGCCTTTGGCCTTATCGACACCGCCGAGAAATCAGCTGAAGTGATGGTAAAAGTGCGTTCAATGGGTGGGAAAAAGCAGACTATCGCTACCGAAGAGTTAATTGCCCTTGGCCAGCGCTTTGGTGTCACGCCGATGCAAGCGGCGTTACAATACAGCGAATAA
- a CDS encoding L-rhamnose isomerase, with product MNTAIDTAWQLARERYARLNVDVDAALRQLDSIPVSMHCWQGDDVAGFEHNSGALTGGIQATGNYPGKARNASELRADLEQAFRLIPGPKRLNLHAIYLESDTPVARNAIEPEHFRHWVEWAKEHQLGLDFNPSCFSHPLSSDGFTLSHPDEKVRRFWIEHCQASRRISAWFGKELGTASVMNIWIPDGMKDLTVDRLAFRQRLLDSLDEVIAEKFDPAHHIDAVESKLFGIGAESFTVGSNEFYMGYAASRQTALCLDAGHFHPTEVISDKISSASLFVPRLLLHVSRPVRWDSDHVVLLDDETQAIAHEIVRHQLFNRVHIGLDFFDASINRIAAWVIGTRNMKKALLRALLEPTAILRELEQNGDYTARLALLEEQKSLPWQAVWEHYCLQQDVAPGGEWLQVVRDYENTVLCQR from the coding sequence ATGAATACCGCGATAGACACCGCCTGGCAGTTGGCCAGAGAACGTTATGCGCGACTCAATGTGGATGTGGATGCCGCACTGCGTCAGTTAGACAGCATCCCGGTTTCAATGCACTGCTGGCAAGGGGATGATGTTGCCGGTTTTGAGCATAACAGCGGCGCGCTGACCGGGGGCATTCAGGCCACCGGTAACTACCCCGGCAAAGCCCGTAACGCCAGTGAGCTGCGGGCTGACCTCGAACAGGCATTTCGTTTGATCCCAGGGCCTAAACGCCTGAACCTGCACGCGATTTATCTGGAGTCTGACACACCGGTTGCGCGCAACGCCATCGAACCGGAACATTTCCGCCACTGGGTTGAATGGGCCAAAGAGCACCAGTTAGGGCTGGATTTTAACCCTTCTTGTTTTTCACATCCGCTCAGTAGTGACGGCTTTACGCTGTCACACCCGGATGAAAAGGTGCGCCGGTTCTGGATTGAACACTGCCAGGCCAGCCGTCGCATTTCTGCCTGGTTTGGTAAAGAGCTGGGCACGGCATCCGTGATGAACATCTGGATACCGGATGGTATGAAAGACCTGACGGTAGACCGGCTGGCCTTCCGCCAGCGGTTGCTGGATTCGCTCGATGAGGTGATCGCCGAAAAATTCGACCCGGCTCACCACATTGATGCGGTGGAAAGTAAGCTGTTTGGCATTGGTGCCGAGAGCTTTACCGTTGGCTCCAATGAATTCTACATGGGCTATGCCGCCAGCCGCCAAACCGCCCTGTGTCTGGATGCCGGGCATTTCCACCCAACCGAGGTAATTTCCGACAAGATTTCCAGCGCCAGCCTGTTTGTTCCGCGCCTGTTGCTGCACGTCAGCCGCCCGGTGCGCTGGGACAGCGATCATGTGGTGCTGCTTGATGATGAAACACAGGCCATTGCCCATGAAATAGTGCGTCATCAGTTGTTTAACCGGGTGCACATTGGTCTGGATTTCTTCGATGCCTCGATTAACCGCATTGCGGCCTGGGTTATCGGCACCCGCAACATGAAAAAAGCGTTGTTGCGCGCGCTGCTTGAGCCCACCGCCATTTTGCGTGAACTGGAGCAAAACGGCGATTACACCGCCCGGCTGGCCTTGCTGGAAGAGCAGAAATCCCTGCCCTGGCAGGCCGTGTGGGAGCATTACTGCCTGCAACAGGATGTCGCCCCCGGCGGCGAGTGGCTGCAAGTAGTGCGTGACTACGAAAATACCGTTCTCTGTCAACGTTAA
- the rhaB gene encoding rhamnulokinase, producing MAFRHCVAIDLGASSGRVMLATLDTDTRRLTLEEVHRFSNALRLWQGHHLWDLDELERQIRYGLHRVDARGIQLTSIGIDSWGVDMVPLDANGKRVGLPYAYRDHRTDGQMSQVIAELGRERLYQQTGIQFLPFNTLYQLRALRQQNPDDWAQIAHLLMIPDYFQYRLTGQMACEYTNASTTQLLNLARGDWDNSLLDYLGIPPQWLTTPHQPGYPVGQWTAPSGRTVPVVTVATHDTASAVVATPLQDADSAYLSSGTWSLIGMESPQPLTSRAALAANITNEGGVAGNYRVLKNIMGMWLLQRVCQEQHVTDLPALLRDVAQQPAFLSLINPNDERLINPESMSVALRTLCREQGQVVPESTATIVRCILDSLALSYRQSLMTLGQLRGRAFERLHIVGGGSCNTLLNQLCADVCQIPVLAGPTEASTLGNIGCQLMALGDVADQAALRQLLTENFPLQTFLPQQRDNKQQSDFSGHYRRFEALCQVNEELTV from the coding sequence ATGGCTTTCAGACATTGTGTAGCTATCGACCTCGGCGCATCCAGCGGGCGGGTGATGCTGGCCACGCTGGACACCGATACCCGGCGTCTGACGCTGGAAGAGGTGCACCGTTTCAGTAATGCACTGCGTCTATGGCAAGGCCACCACCTGTGGGATCTCGATGAGCTGGAGCGCCAGATTCGCTACGGGCTACACCGGGTTGACGCACGCGGCATTCAGCTCACCAGTATCGGCATTGATAGCTGGGGCGTTGACATGGTGCCACTGGATGCCAACGGCAAGCGGGTCGGCCTGCCTTATGCCTATCGCGATCACCGTACCGATGGGCAGATGTCGCAAGTCATCGCCGAGCTTGGGCGTGAACGGCTCTATCAGCAAACCGGTATTCAGTTTTTACCGTTCAACACGCTGTATCAGCTACGGGCACTGCGCCAGCAAAACCCGGATGACTGGGCGCAAATCGCCCACCTGTTAATGATCCCAGACTATTTCCAATATCGGCTCACCGGGCAAATGGCGTGTGAATACACCAACGCCAGCACCACCCAACTGCTGAATCTAGCCCGTGGCGACTGGGATAATTCCCTGCTCGATTACCTCGGTATACCGCCGCAATGGCTGACGACACCGCATCAGCCGGGTTATCCGGTCGGCCAGTGGACTGCCCCCAGTGGTCGCACGGTGCCGGTCGTTACCGTCGCCACCCACGACACCGCCAGCGCCGTGGTTGCTACCCCGCTTCAGGATGCCGACAGCGCCTATCTCAGCTCGGGTACCTGGTCGCTTATCGGGATGGAAAGCCCGCAACCGCTGACCAGCCGCGCCGCGCTGGCAGCCAATATCACCAATGAAGGCGGCGTGGCCGGAAACTACCGGGTGTTGAAAAACATCATGGGGATGTGGCTGTTACAGCGCGTTTGCCAAGAGCAACACGTCACCGATTTACCTGCGCTACTGCGGGATGTCGCACAACAACCGGCGTTTTTAAGCCTGATTAACCCCAATGATGAGCGCCTGATTAACCCGGAATCAATGAGTGTGGCATTACGGACACTTTGCCGTGAACAGGGGCAAGTGGTGCCAGAGAGTACGGCGACTATTGTGCGTTGCATCCTCGATAGTCTGGCGCTCTCTTACCGTCAGAGCCTGATGACATTAGGGCAATTACGCGGCCGCGCTTTTGAGCGCCTGCATATCGTTGGCGGCGGCAGTTGTAACACGCTGCTCAACCAACTGTGTGCCGACGTCTGCCAGATACCGGTACTGGCCGGGCCAACCGAAGCCTCAACACTCGGCAATATCGGCTGCCAGTTAATGGCACTGGGCGATGTTGCCGATCAGGCCGCGCTTCGCCAGTTGCTGACAGAAAACTTTCCGCTGCAAACCTTCCTGCCGCAGCAGCGAGATAACAAACAACAGAGTGATTTTTCTGGTCATTACCGCCGCTTTGAGGCGCTGTGCCAGGTTAATGAGGAGCTTACCGTATGA
- the rhaS gene encoding HTH-type transcriptional activator RhaS, giving the protein MALLHGDEFFASQAATVAVEPRMPQGAFPEHYHDFWEIVLVEQGAGVHVFNDQPFALCSGAVFFVRDNDRHLFEQVESLHLTNVLYRSPRGFRFLSDIAPFLPYGANGEWLGQWQVNTATQQQVKQLIMQLAALSASDKAEHVATSESLFLQILVLLRQKCFRTEADGSEQQGIQALLGWLQHNFCDDVDWETLADRFSLSLRTLHRQLKQHTGMTPQRYLNRLRLLEARRRLQQSDDSITTIAHDCGFSDSNHFSTQFRKAFSLAPKALRQRM; this is encoded by the coding sequence ATGGCACTACTTCATGGCGATGAATTTTTTGCTTCACAGGCAGCGACGGTAGCGGTGGAACCCCGGATGCCACAAGGCGCTTTTCCCGAGCACTATCATGATTTCTGGGAAATTGTGCTGGTGGAGCAGGGGGCAGGGGTGCATGTTTTTAATGACCAGCCCTTTGCATTGTGCAGCGGAGCGGTGTTTTTTGTGCGGGATAATGACCGTCACCTGTTTGAGCAAGTGGAGTCACTGCACCTGACCAATGTGCTGTACCGTTCGCCGCGTGGTTTTCGCTTTCTGTCAGATATTGCCCCGTTCTTGCCTTACGGGGCGAACGGCGAATGGCTGGGGCAGTGGCAGGTGAATACCGCCACGCAGCAACAGGTTAAACAGTTGATTATGCAATTGGCTGCGCTGTCGGCGAGCGATAAGGCAGAGCATGTGGCCACCAGTGAAAGCCTGTTTTTGCAAATTCTGGTGTTACTGAGGCAGAAATGTTTTCGCACCGAAGCCGATGGCAGTGAACAGCAGGGTATTCAGGCGTTGCTGGGTTGGTTACAGCATAATTTCTGTGACGACGTGGACTGGGAAACACTGGCCGACCGTTTTTCGTTGTCGCTACGCACGCTGCACCGGCAATTAAAGCAACATACCGGAATGACGCCTCAGCGCTATCTGAATCGGTTACGGTTGCTGGAAGCACGTCGCCGTTTGCAACAGAGTGATGACTCCATCACCACCATCGCCCATGACTGTGGTTTTAGTGACAGCAATCACTTCTCTACCCAGTTTCGTAAAGCCTTTTCGCTGGCTCCCAAAGCATTGCGCCAACGGATGTGA
- the rhaR gene encoding HTH-type transcriptional activator RhaR: protein MTSRGLKLLTEDYFLTDKTRVTVAERSPQPAFGLHHHDFDELVIVWRGNGLHLWNDVPYRITCGDLFYVSARDRHSYESVHDLELDNILYIRERLTLPTDWQHLLPGADVPQSQRYWRLATQSMEMLREKVEKLAQECMKSDPLSLQLSEVLLLQIALLALRYRYAPDSPQLADAQQLDLLMNALRASIAHPFRLEDFCQLHGISMRSLRGRFKQQTGMSVAQYLRQLRLCRAMELLRYNRQTISEVAAECGFDDSNYFSVVFHQAFGVTPSGYRQRFQGIGKG from the coding sequence TTGACATCGCGTGGGTTGAAATTACTGACGGAAGATTATTTTCTTACCGATAAAACAAGAGTAACGGTTGCAGAACGCAGCCCGCAGCCTGCTTTTGGGCTGCATCATCATGACTTTGACGAGCTTGTGATAGTCTGGCGCGGTAACGGGCTGCATCTGTGGAATGATGTGCCCTATCGTATTACCTGTGGCGATCTGTTTTATGTTTCCGCACGCGATCGCCATAGCTACGAATCGGTACACGATTTGGAGCTCGATAACATCCTCTACATTCGTGAGCGCTTAACCCTGCCGACGGACTGGCAACACCTGTTGCCGGGCGCTGACGTGCCGCAGTCGCAGCGCTACTGGCGGCTTGCCACGCAGAGTATGGAGATGCTGCGTGAAAAGGTCGAAAAACTGGCGCAGGAGTGCATGAAGTCCGATCCGCTCTCTTTGCAACTCAGTGAAGTGCTGTTGTTGCAAATCGCGCTGTTGGCGCTGCGTTATCGCTATGCGCCAGACAGTCCCCAACTGGCTGATGCACAGCAACTCGACCTGCTGATGAATGCATTGCGTGCCAGCATTGCCCACCCTTTTCGGCTGGAGGATTTCTGCCAGTTGCATGGCATCAGTATGCGCAGCCTGCGCGGCCGCTTTAAACAGCAAACCGGCATGAGCGTCGCGCAGTATTTGCGCCAGCTCCGGCTGTGCCGCGCCATGGAATTACTGCGCTATAACCGCCAAACCATCAGTGAAGTGGCGGCTGAATGCGGGTTTGATGACAGCAATTATTTCTCGGTGGTGTTTCATCAGGCGTTTGGTGTGACGCCAAGCGGCTACCGCCAGCGCTTTCAGGGGATCGGGAAGGGGTAA
- a CDS encoding dipeptide ABC transporter ATP-binding protein: protein MSQTGTPLTATTATSPLLRVEDLHVTFPGPSGPVESVRHLSFQVNPGEILALVGESGSGKSVTARTLVGLAGERAQIQANVIELVRHDGSLCNLRTLNDRQWQQIRGREIGFVLQDALVSLDPLRRIGQEVAEPLLTHRLASRHDVAARVAQLLSEVGIPDPVNRAAQYPHELSGGLRQRALIASALAAGPKLLIADEPTTALDATVQQQVLKLFTALAEAGHGVLLITHDLAVVAQVATRVMVMQKGALVEQGDARQVLSAPQHPYTRKLLAAIPTAATRGNWLAGENPLSAQASAQLSSLTKADETQGLALEVDGVSVSFRRPDGSRMTAVNTLSLTVERGETLGIVGESGSGKTTLGKVMLALQSPDSGTVQLAGRLWSALSERERRPLRARIQTITQDPLSSFDPQFTIEQILLQPLRLRRDLSAQARQQRIVTLLELVGLSPALLPRRPRSLSGGQRQRISIAQALAAEPDVLICDEPVSALDVTTQAQVLDLLVALQQKLRLSMVFISHDLGVVQHMSHRIVVMKNGDIVERGTVEQIFNQPQHPYTRQLLATVAPVVITTQPASEVGSLLSETLA from the coding sequence ATGAGCCAGACCGGCACCCCATTGACAGCGACCACCGCCACATCGCCGCTGCTGCGCGTTGAAGATTTACATGTGACGTTTCCCGGCCCGAGTGGGCCGGTCGAGTCCGTTCGCCACCTCTCCTTTCAGGTCAACCCCGGTGAGATTCTGGCGCTGGTCGGCGAATCGGGCTCAGGTAAATCCGTCACCGCCCGCACACTGGTCGGGCTTGCCGGTGAGCGAGCGCAGATTCAGGCCAATGTCATCGAACTGGTGCGTCACGACGGCAGCCTGTGTAACCTGCGCACCCTGAATGACCGGCAATGGCAGCAGATTCGTGGCCGGGAAATCGGCTTTGTGCTGCAAGATGCGCTGGTTTCGCTCGACCCGTTACGCCGCATTGGTCAGGAGGTGGCCGAACCGCTGCTTACGCACCGGCTGGCAAGCCGCCATGACGTTGCCGCCCGCGTCGCCCAATTGCTCAGCGAGGTCGGCATTCCTGACCCGGTCAACCGCGCCGCCCAGTACCCGCACGAACTCTCCGGCGGGCTGCGCCAAAGGGCATTGATTGCCTCCGCGCTGGCCGCTGGCCCCAAATTGCTCATCGCCGATGAGCCAACAACCGCGCTGGACGCCACCGTTCAACAGCAGGTGCTCAAACTGTTTACGGCGCTGGCCGAGGCCGGTCATGGCGTATTGCTGATAACGCACGATTTGGCGGTGGTCGCCCAGGTCGCCACCCGGGTGATGGTGATGCAAAAAGGCGCACTGGTCGAACAAGGCGATGCGCGCCAGGTATTATCCGCACCACAACATCCCTACACCCGTAAATTGCTGGCCGCCATTCCGACTGCCGCCACCCGCGGCAACTGGCTGGCGGGCGAGAACCCACTGAGCGCACAGGCCTCGGCACAGCTTTCCTCGCTGACAAAAGCGGATGAAACACAGGGGCTGGCATTAGAGGTGGATGGCGTATCAGTCAGTTTCCGACGCCCTGACGGCAGCCGCATGACAGCGGTCAACACCCTGTCGCTGACCGTTGAGCGCGGCGAAACGCTGGGCATTGTCGGTGAGTCCGGCTCGGGCAAAACCACGCTTGGCAAAGTGATGCTGGCACTGCAATCGCCAGATAGCGGCACGGTGCAGCTTGCAGGCCGGCTGTGGAGTGCGCTTAGCGAACGCGAACGCCGCCCGCTGCGCGCCCGCATCCAGACCATCACGCAAGATCCGCTCAGTTCATTCGACCCGCAATTCACCATTGAGCAGATACTGCTGCAACCGCTGCGGCTGCGGCGTGACCTCAGCGCGCAGGCCCGCCAGCAACGCATTGTCACGTTGCTGGAGCTGGTCGGGTTATCGCCCGCGCTGCTGCCACGCCGCCCGCGCTCGCTCTCCGGCGGGCAGCGCCAGCGCATTTCCATTGCACAGGCGCTCGCCGCCGAACCTGATGTGTTAATTTGCGATGAGCCGGTGTCTGCACTGGATGTCACCACACAGGCACAAGTGCTGGATTTACTGGTGGCATTGCAACAAAAGCTCCGCCTGTCGATGGTGTTTATCTCGCACGATCTGGGCGTGGTGCAGCACATGAGTCACCGCATTGTGGTGATGAAAAACGGCGATATTGTCGAGCGCGGTACGGTAGAGCAGATTTTCAATCAGCCGCAGCACCCCTATACCCGACAGCTCCTCGCCACCGTCGCGCCGGTGGTTATCACAACGCAACCGGCCAGTGAGGTGGGTAGCCTGTTGAGCGAAACCCTCGCCTGA
- a CDS encoding ABC transporter permease produces the protein MSSEPLNTTSFMNNPSLARINAWSRAFFRSPWRAPATLLPAIAVLLLLLAVFFPTLFTPLKPDDIDISAVLQPPGAGHWFGTDTLGRDVFTRVVYGTSLSLSIGVGAMLIACAGGILLGTLSALAPRAVQQVLVRLLDIMLAFPEMLLALLVIAVLGRGPENTLLAVGFAGIAGYARLVRSQVLQVRQSGYVEHAIALGESSLYIVLRHIVPNTLRPLLILATIGIGNAVLSASALSFLGLGVVPPTAEWGALLADGRSFLDIAPWVSLFPASIVALSVITITLLGRRMQTLLARGEG, from the coding sequence ATGAGCAGTGAACCGTTAAACACGACCTCTTTCATGAACAATCCTTCACTGGCGCGGATTAACGCCTGGAGCCGCGCATTCTTTCGCAGCCCGTGGCGTGCTCCCGCCACGCTGCTACCGGCCATCGCGGTATTACTGCTGCTGCTGGCCGTGTTCTTCCCAACGCTATTTACGCCACTAAAACCCGACGATATCGACATCAGCGCGGTGCTTCAGCCACCCGGTGCCGGTCATTGGTTTGGCACCGATACGCTGGGGCGCGATGTGTTTACCCGCGTGGTGTACGGCACCTCGCTGTCGCTGAGTATCGGCGTTGGCGCAATGCTGATAGCCTGCGCAGGCGGCATTCTGCTTGGCACGCTGTCGGCGCTGGCTCCGCGTGCCGTGCAACAGGTGCTGGTGAGGCTGCTTGATATCATGCTGGCCTTCCCGGAAATGTTACTGGCCCTGCTGGTCATCGCCGTTCTTGGGCGCGGCCCGGAAAACACGTTACTGGCTGTCGGGTTTGCCGGGATTGCCGGTTATGCCCGACTGGTGCGCTCACAGGTGCTGCAAGTGCGCCAGTCCGGCTATGTGGAGCACGCCATTGCGCTGGGGGAAAGCTCGCTCTATATCGTGCTGCGCCATATTGTGCCCAATACGCTCCGGCCTTTGCTGATTCTGGCGACTATCGGTATCGGTAATGCGGTGCTCTCTGCCTCGGCGCTCAGTTTTCTAGGCTTAGGTGTCGTGCCGCCCACCGCCGAGTGGGGAGCACTGCTGGCTGATGGCCGCAGTTTTCTGGATATTGCGCCCTGGGTTAGCCTGTTTCCTGCCAGTATCGTCGCGCTATCCGTGATTACCATTACCCTGCTGGGGCGACGTATGCAAACCCTGCTGGCCAGAGGAGAAGGCTGA